The Tripterygium wilfordii isolate XIE 37 chromosome 4, ASM1340144v1, whole genome shotgun sequence genome has a window encoding:
- the LOC119995845 gene encoding probable UDP-N-acetylglucosamine--peptide N-acetylglucosaminyltransferase SEC isoform X2, whose translation MWEESILSIFKIIIVCVSPFPVKLLMEVIRVWNCVIIHSSIQLSSCYLQDRAQMMAYSCYLEALRIQPTFAIAWSNLAGLFMESGDLNRALQYYKEAVKLRPIFPDAYLNLGNIYKALGRPQEAIMCYQRAVQMRPSSAMAFGNLASLYYEGGQLDLAILHYKQAIACDSRFLEAYNNLGNALKDVGKIDEAIQCYNQCLTLQPNHPQALTNLGNVYMEWNMVGAAASYYKATLAATTGLSAPFNNLAVIYKQQGNYADAISCYNEVLRIDPLAADGLVNRGNTYKEIGRVSEAIQDYIRAINARPSMAEAHANLASAYKDSGYVEAAMKSYKQALHLRPDFPEATCNLLHTLQCVCSWEDRDNMFSEVEGIIRRQINMSVLPSVQPFHAIAYPIDPLLALEISRKYAAHCSIIASRFALSPFNHLASVPVKQEGGSERLRVGYVSSDFGNHPLSHLMGSVFGMHDRENVEVFCYALSPNDGTEWRQRIQSEAEHFIEVSAMSSDMIAKLINEDKIQILVNLNGYTKGARNEIFAMQPAPIQVSYMGFPGTTGATYIDYLVTDEFVSPIRLAHIYSEKLVHVPHCYFVNDYKQKNLDVLDPTYQQKRSDYGLPEDKFIFACFNQLYKMDPEIFNAWCNILKRVPNSALWLLRFPAAGEMRVRAYAAAQGVQPDQIIFTDVAMKREHIKRSALADLFLDTPLCNAHTTGTDVLWAGLPIVTLPLEKMATRVAGSLCLATGLGEEMIVSSIKEYEEKAVSLALNRPKLQALTNKLKAARMTCPLFDTARWVRNLERSYFKMWNLHCSGEKPQHFKVTEDDMDFPYDR comes from the exons ATGTGGGAGGAAAGCATTCTTTCCATATTTAAGATTATCATAGTGTGTGTTTCTCCTTTTCCTGTAAAGTTACTGATGGAAGTAATTCGTGTATGGAACTGTGTAATAATTCACAGTTCAATACAGCTATCAAGTTGCTATCTACAGGACAGGGCTCAGATGATG GCATACAGTTGCTACCTTGAGGCTCTACGCATACAACCTACTTTTGCTATTGCATGGTCAAATCTGGCTGGTCTTTTTATGGAGTCGGGGGATCTCAACAGAGCCCTTCAATATTATAAG GAAGCTGTGAAACTTAGACCTATATTTCCTGATGCCTACCTTAACCTTGGAAACATTTATAAG GCTCTGGGAAGGCCTCAAGAGGCAATCATGTGTTATCAACGAGCTGTTCAGATGCGACCGAGTTCTGCAATGGCTTTTG GTAATTTGGCTAGCTTATATTATGAGGGAGGACAACTGGATCTAGCAATTCTTCATTATAAGCAAGCGATTGCTTGTGATTCTAGATTCTTGGAAGCTTACAATAATTTG GGCAATGCATTGAAAGACGTGGGTAAAATCGACGAAGCCATTCAATGCTACAAT CAATGCCTGACTTTGCAACCAAACCACCCACAAGCACTGACCAATCTTGGCAACGTATACATGGAATG GAATATGGTTGGTGCTGCTGCTTCATATTATAAGGCTACATTGGCTGCTACGACAGGATTATCTGCCCCTTTCAACAATCTTGCTGTGATATATAAACAACAG GGAAACTATGCAGATGCTATATCTTGCTATAACGAGGTTCTCCGTATTGATCCATTGGCAGCCGATGGGCTTGTCAATAGGGGGAACACTTACAAGGAAATAGGTAGAGTGAGTGAAGCTATTCAAGATTACATCCGCGCTATCAATGCCAGGCCCTCTATGGCTGAAGCCCATGCAAATTTGGCTTCAGCTTATAAAGATAG TGGATATGTGGAGGCTGCTATGAAAAGCTATAAGCAGGCGTTGCACCTCCGCCCAGATTTCCCAGAAGCAACTTGTAACCTTCTTCACACGTTGCAG TGTGTCTGCAGTTGGGAGGACCGTGATAATATGTTTTCTGAAGTTGAAGGGATTATCAGGAGACAGATTAAC ATGTCAGTTCTTCCTAGTGTCCAGCCATTCCATGCAATAGCATACCCGATTGATCCTTTGCTTGCACTTGAGATTAG CCGTAAATATGCCGCCCATTGCTCCATAATTGCATCACGGTTTGCTCTTTCTCCCTTCAACCATCTTGCTTCAGTTCCTGTTAAGCAAGAAGGTGGAAGTGAGAGACTAAGGGTTGGGTATGTGAGCAGCGACTTTGGTAATCACCCCTTGTCGCACCTCATGGGATCTGTGTTTGGGATGCATGATAGAGAAAACGTTGAG GTGTTTTGTTATGCCTTGAGTCCAAATGATGGTACGGAATGGAGACAACGTATTCAGTCTGAAGCTGAGCATTTTATAGAGGTCTCTGCCATGTCATCTGATATGATTGCTAAACTTATTAATGAAGATAAGATACAGATCCTTGTCAATCTTAATGGTTACACCAAG GGAGCACGAAATGAAATATTTGCTATGCAGCCTGCTCCTATTCAGGTTTCATACATGGGATTTCCTGGAACAACCGGGGCAACTTACATTGATTACTTGGTCACTGACGAG TTTGTTTCACCAATTCGCTTGGCACATATTTATtctgaaaagcttgtccatgtcCCTCATTGTTATTTTGTGAATGATTATAAGCAG AAAAATTTGGATGTCTTGGACCCAACTTACCAGCAAAAGCGATCTGATTATGGACTGCCTGaagataaatttatatttgCATGCTTTAATCAGCTGTATAAAATGGACCCTGAAATTTTTAATGCCTG GTGCAATATCCTTAAACGTGTACCAAACAGTGCACTTTGGCTTCTGAGGTTCCCAGCTGCCGGTGAAATGAGAGTCCGCGCAT ATGCTGCTGCACAGGGTGTGCAGCCAGATCAGATAATCTTCACAGATGTTGCTATGAAACGCGAGCATATCAAACGTAGTGCTTTAGCTGATTTATTCCTCGACAC GCCTTTATGCAATGCGCATACTACGGGTACTGATGTTTTATGGGCTGGTCTACCAATTGTGACACTGCCCCTTGAGAAAATGGCTACAAGAGTTGCCGGATCCCTTTGTCTTGCCACTGGATTGGGAGAGGAGATGATTGTTAGCAG CATAAAGGAGTATGAAGAGAAGGCAGTGTCTTTGGCATTAAACCGGCCAAAGCTTCAGGCTCTTACCAATAAACTCAAGGCAGCTCGCATGACTTGCCCTCTGTTTGACACGGCACGCTGG GTGAGGAATCTTGAAAGGTCATATTTCAAAATGTGGAATCTTCATTGTTCAGGAGAGAAGCCCCAGCACTTCAAAGTTACCGAGGATGATATGGACTTCCCCTATGATAGATAA
- the LOC119997714 gene encoding GDSL esterase/lipase At4g28780-like, translating into MVPWMLLLCLIMVFGAFGAQAAGDNKPVRAFFVFGDSLVDAGNNNFLVTAARADTPPYGIDYPTQQPTGRFSNGLNIADIISEKIGSEPALPCLHPLLHGNRLLIGANFASAGVGILNDTGIQFVEIIRMYDQLDFFRKYQRELIAHVGADKAKEIVNGALFLVVVGGNDFVNNYFLVPHSARSNQFSLHDYVPFLISQFKPILTTLYDLGARRILVTGNGPLGCPPAELAARSKNGECATELQQAANMFNPQLSQMLKELNTNYKRDIFVGVNMDILQDDFITDPKKYGFSTSKDACCGQGAYNGVGFCNPTSFVCQDRNQYVFWDQYHLTEKANRIVVDKMMSASADFIFPMNLSTIMVMDAKV; encoded by the exons ATGGTTCCATGGATGCTACTTTTGTGCCTCATCATGGTGTTTGGAGCTTTTGGTGCCCAAGCTGCTGGTGATAATAAGCCGGTTAGGGCTTTCTTTGTGTTTGGAGATTCACTTGTTGATGCTGGCAACAACAATTTCTTAGTCACCGCTGCTCGAGCCGATACGCCGCCTTATGGCATCGATTATCCTACTCAACAGCCGACCGGCCGGTTCTCTAATGGACTCAACATTGCTGACATTATCA GTGAGAAAATCGGGTCGGAACCAGCATTACCATGCTTGCATCCACTTCTCCATGGAAATCGGCTGCTTATCGGTGCCAACTTTGCTTCTGCCGGAGTTGGAATCCTCAATGACACTGGTATTCAGTTT GTTGAGATAATCAGAATGTACGACCAGTTGGATTTCTTCAGAAAGTACCAAAGAGAGTTGATTGCTCATGTAGGAGCAGATAAAGCTAAAGAGATCGTCAATGGAGCACTCTTTCTTGTCGTTGTTGGTGGAAATGATTTTGTGAACAACTATTTCTTGGTGCCTCACTCTGCTAGATCTAACCAATTCTCTTTACATGATTATGTTCCATTTCTCATATCCCAGTTCAAACCAATTCTCACC ACTTTATATGATTTGGGGGCACGTAGGATTCTTGTGACGGGTAACGGACCGTTGGGTTGTCCTCCGGCGGAATTGGCTGCGCGAAGCAAGAACGGGGAGTGTGCGACAGAGCTACAACAAGCCGCGAACATGTTTAACCCACAACTCAGTCAAATGCTTAAGGAACTTAACACCAATTATAAACGTGACATTTTCGTTGGTGTTAATATGGATATCTTGCAAGATGACTTCATCACCGACCCTAAAAAATATG gATTTAGTACATCAAAGGATGCATGTTGTGGGCAAGGAGCTTATAATGGGGTTGGATTCTGCAATCCGACGTCGTTTGTGTGCCAAGACCGTAACCAATATGTGTTTTGGGATCAGTATCACCTGACTGAGAAGGCAAACAGGATTGTGGTTGATAAGATGATGTCTGCTTCTGCTGACTTCATTTTCCCTATGAATCTTAGCACTATCATGGTTATGGATGCCAAAGTGTGA
- the LOC119995845 gene encoding probable UDP-N-acetylglucosamine--peptide N-acetylglucosaminyltransferase SEC isoform X1 — MMLSLQNEAGFSQAPFSADRNEPAFVVKAEPASSLSLINFKGPDSRHGVDEDVHMHVAHQMYKAGNYKQALEHSNVVYEISPHRTDNLLLLGAIYYQLHDYDMCIAKNEEALRIEPRFAECYGNMANAWKEKGDIDLAIRYYLVSIELRPNFADAWSNLASAYMRKGRLNEAAQCCRQALALNPLLVDAHSNLGNLMKAQGLVQEAYSCYLEALRIQPTFAIAWSNLAGLFMESGDLNRALQYYKEAVKLRPIFPDAYLNLGNIYKALGRPQEAIMCYQRAVQMRPSSAMAFGNLASLYYEGGQLDLAILHYKQAIACDSRFLEAYNNLGNALKDVGKIDEAIQCYNQCLTLQPNHPQALTNLGNVYMEWNMVGAAASYYKATLAATTGLSAPFNNLAVIYKQQGNYADAISCYNEVLRIDPLAADGLVNRGNTYKEIGRVSEAIQDYIRAINARPSMAEAHANLASAYKDSGYVEAAMKSYKQALHLRPDFPEATCNLLHTLQCVCSWEDRDNMFSEVEGIIRRQINMSVLPSVQPFHAIAYPIDPLLALEISRKYAAHCSIIASRFALSPFNHLASVPVKQEGGSERLRVGYVSSDFGNHPLSHLMGSVFGMHDRENVEVFCYALSPNDGTEWRQRIQSEAEHFIEVSAMSSDMIAKLINEDKIQILVNLNGYTKGARNEIFAMQPAPIQVSYMGFPGTTGATYIDYLVTDEFVSPIRLAHIYSEKLVHVPHCYFVNDYKQKNLDVLDPTYQQKRSDYGLPEDKFIFACFNQLYKMDPEIFNAWCNILKRVPNSALWLLRFPAAGEMRVRAYAAAQGVQPDQIIFTDVAMKREHIKRSALADLFLDTPLCNAHTTGTDVLWAGLPIVTLPLEKMATRVAGSLCLATGLGEEMIVSSIKEYEEKAVSLALNRPKLQALTNKLKAARMTCPLFDTARWVRNLERSYFKMWNLHCSGEKPQHFKVTEDDMDFPYDR, encoded by the exons ATGATGCTTTCGTTGCAGAACGAGGCCGGGTTTTCCCAGGCCCCGTTTTCTGCGGATCGCAATGAGCCTGCCTTCGTTGTGAAGGCTGAGCCGGCTTCGTCGTTGAGTCTCATCAACTTCAAGGGCCCTGATTCACGCcatggag TTGATGAAGACGTGCACATGCATGTTGCTCATCAGATGTACAAGGCTGGCAACTATAAGCAGGCACTTGAGCACAGCAATGTTGTTTATGAAATAAGTCCTCACCGCACTgataatcttcttcttttgggtgCTATCTACTATCAG TTGCATGATTATGATATGTGCATTGCTAAAAATGAAGAAGCTCTTCGAATTGAGCCACGTTTTGCTGAGTGTTATGGAAATATGGCGAATGCTTGGAAG GAAAAAGGAGATATTGATCTTGCTATTCGCTACTATCTGGTTTCCATTGAG CTCCGGCCAAACTTCGCTGATGCGTGGTCAAATCTTGCTAGTGCTTATATGCGAAAAGGAAGACTGAATGAGGCTGCACAGTGCTGTCGTCAGGCACTTGCATTGAATCCTCTTCTG GTTGATGCACACAGTAATCTTGGAAATCTAATGAAGGCTCAAGGATTGGTGCAGGAA GCATACAGTTGCTACCTTGAGGCTCTACGCATACAACCTACTTTTGCTATTGCATGGTCAAATCTGGCTGGTCTTTTTATGGAGTCGGGGGATCTCAACAGAGCCCTTCAATATTATAAG GAAGCTGTGAAACTTAGACCTATATTTCCTGATGCCTACCTTAACCTTGGAAACATTTATAAG GCTCTGGGAAGGCCTCAAGAGGCAATCATGTGTTATCAACGAGCTGTTCAGATGCGACCGAGTTCTGCAATGGCTTTTG GTAATTTGGCTAGCTTATATTATGAGGGAGGACAACTGGATCTAGCAATTCTTCATTATAAGCAAGCGATTGCTTGTGATTCTAGATTCTTGGAAGCTTACAATAATTTG GGCAATGCATTGAAAGACGTGGGTAAAATCGACGAAGCCATTCAATGCTACAAT CAATGCCTGACTTTGCAACCAAACCACCCACAAGCACTGACCAATCTTGGCAACGTATACATGGAATG GAATATGGTTGGTGCTGCTGCTTCATATTATAAGGCTACATTGGCTGCTACGACAGGATTATCTGCCCCTTTCAACAATCTTGCTGTGATATATAAACAACAG GGAAACTATGCAGATGCTATATCTTGCTATAACGAGGTTCTCCGTATTGATCCATTGGCAGCCGATGGGCTTGTCAATAGGGGGAACACTTACAAGGAAATAGGTAGAGTGAGTGAAGCTATTCAAGATTACATCCGCGCTATCAATGCCAGGCCCTCTATGGCTGAAGCCCATGCAAATTTGGCTTCAGCTTATAAAGATAG TGGATATGTGGAGGCTGCTATGAAAAGCTATAAGCAGGCGTTGCACCTCCGCCCAGATTTCCCAGAAGCAACTTGTAACCTTCTTCACACGTTGCAG TGTGTCTGCAGTTGGGAGGACCGTGATAATATGTTTTCTGAAGTTGAAGGGATTATCAGGAGACAGATTAAC ATGTCAGTTCTTCCTAGTGTCCAGCCATTCCATGCAATAGCATACCCGATTGATCCTTTGCTTGCACTTGAGATTAG CCGTAAATATGCCGCCCATTGCTCCATAATTGCATCACGGTTTGCTCTTTCTCCCTTCAACCATCTTGCTTCAGTTCCTGTTAAGCAAGAAGGTGGAAGTGAGAGACTAAGGGTTGGGTATGTGAGCAGCGACTTTGGTAATCACCCCTTGTCGCACCTCATGGGATCTGTGTTTGGGATGCATGATAGAGAAAACGTTGAG GTGTTTTGTTATGCCTTGAGTCCAAATGATGGTACGGAATGGAGACAACGTATTCAGTCTGAAGCTGAGCATTTTATAGAGGTCTCTGCCATGTCATCTGATATGATTGCTAAACTTATTAATGAAGATAAGATACAGATCCTTGTCAATCTTAATGGTTACACCAAG GGAGCACGAAATGAAATATTTGCTATGCAGCCTGCTCCTATTCAGGTTTCATACATGGGATTTCCTGGAACAACCGGGGCAACTTACATTGATTACTTGGTCACTGACGAG TTTGTTTCACCAATTCGCTTGGCACATATTTATtctgaaaagcttgtccatgtcCCTCATTGTTATTTTGTGAATGATTATAAGCAG AAAAATTTGGATGTCTTGGACCCAACTTACCAGCAAAAGCGATCTGATTATGGACTGCCTGaagataaatttatatttgCATGCTTTAATCAGCTGTATAAAATGGACCCTGAAATTTTTAATGCCTG GTGCAATATCCTTAAACGTGTACCAAACAGTGCACTTTGGCTTCTGAGGTTCCCAGCTGCCGGTGAAATGAGAGTCCGCGCAT ATGCTGCTGCACAGGGTGTGCAGCCAGATCAGATAATCTTCACAGATGTTGCTATGAAACGCGAGCATATCAAACGTAGTGCTTTAGCTGATTTATTCCTCGACAC GCCTTTATGCAATGCGCATACTACGGGTACTGATGTTTTATGGGCTGGTCTACCAATTGTGACACTGCCCCTTGAGAAAATGGCTACAAGAGTTGCCGGATCCCTTTGTCTTGCCACTGGATTGGGAGAGGAGATGATTGTTAGCAG CATAAAGGAGTATGAAGAGAAGGCAGTGTCTTTGGCATTAAACCGGCCAAAGCTTCAGGCTCTTACCAATAAACTCAAGGCAGCTCGCATGACTTGCCCTCTGTTTGACACGGCACGCTGG GTGAGGAATCTTGAAAGGTCATATTTCAAAATGTGGAATCTTCATTGTTCAGGAGAGAAGCCCCAGCACTTCAAAGTTACCGAGGATGATATGGACTTCCCCTATGATAGATAA
- the LOC119997553 gene encoding two-component response regulator 24-like, with amino-acid sequence MVFQKGSGLNLSVLVVDDDAVIRKIHSMLLENLGVEVQVALNGQQAVELHRLGSSFDIVLIDMEMPVMNGPDATKELRKMGVDCLIVGVTSHALSFEKEAFIEAGVNFCFAKPLNVQKLGCILQELSKPHN; translated from the exons ATGGTGTTCCAGAAAGGCTCTGGTTTGAATCTTTCGGTGCTGGTTGTCGACGATGACGCGGTTATTCGGAAAATCCACTCCATGTTACTTGAGAATTTGGGGGTAGAAGTTCAGGTCGCTCTAAATGGACAACAGGCCGTTGAGCTCCATCGTCTTGGATCATCTTTTGACATTGTTCTGATCGACATGGAAATGCCCGTCATGAATGGTCCTGAT GCGACGAAAGAGCTGCGAAAGATGGGGGTTGATTGCTTGATTGTTGGAGTTACTTCCCATGCTTTGTCCTTTGAAAAGGAAGCTTTCATAGAAGCAGGAGTCAACTTCTGTTTCGCAAAACCATTGAATGTTCAGAAGTTAGGTTGCATCCTTCAAGAGCTTAGCAAGCCACACAACTAA
- the LOC119995850 gene encoding germin-like protein subfamily 1 member 20, whose translation MERVNTVASMRVATHHFLIIAFVLLAFASSLASAYDPSPLQDFCVGVNETKYGVFVNGKFCKDPNLVTTNYFVFSGLNIPADTSNQLGSNITFALVDQFLGVNTLGVAMSRIDFAPNGGLNPPHYHPRGSEILLVLEGILYAGFVTSNQDNNRLFAKILNPGDLIVFPIGLPHFQLNVGNTSAVAIAAFGSQNPGLITIANAVFGSNPPINPDVLSKAFLLEKCIVEYLQQQFGPLQSRYTG comes from the exons atggagagagtaaatACTGTTGCAAGTATGAGAGTTGCTACTCATCATTTCCTAATTATAGCTTTTGTTCTACTGGCTTTTGCTTCCTCACTTGCCTCTGCTTATGATCCAAGCCCTCTTCAGGACTTCTGTGTTGGTGTCAATGAAACAAAATATggag TGTTTGTTAATGGGAAATTCTGCAAGGACCCGAATCTCGTCACCACGAATTACTTCGTCTTCTCTGGTCTAAACATTCCAGCGGACACCTCGAATCAGCTTGGTTCCAATATCACTTTTGCATTAGTGGATCAATTTCTTGGAGTCAACACGCTTGGCGTTGCGATGAGTCGCATAGATTTTGCTCCAAACGGTGGCCTAAATCCACCTCACTACCACCCTCGCGGCTCGGAGATTCTACTTGTTCTAGAAGGCATACTTTATGCTGGCTTTGTCACATCCAACCAAGACAACAATCGCCTTTTTGCCAAAATCCTAAACCCTGGTGACCTAATAGTGTTTCCAATTGGTCTCCCTCATTTTCAATTAAATGTTGGAAACACTAGCGCGGTTGCCATTGCAGCTTTTGGCTCCCAGAATCCAGGGCTTATTACGATCGCAAATGCAGTTTTTGGATCAAACCCTCCTATTAATCCTGATGTTCTCTCCAAGGCCTTTCTACTGGAGAAATGCATCGTCGAATATCTTCAGCAACAATTCGGACCGTTACAGTCAAGATATACTGGATAA